Proteins encoded within one genomic window of Procambarus clarkii isolate CNS0578487 chromosome 31, FALCON_Pclarkii_2.0, whole genome shotgun sequence:
- the LOC138370237 gene encoding uncharacterized protein, with amino-acid sequence MTLRTVVIHDTENGGDTCSGCSSDTCSGSSSNTCYGSSSNTCSGSSSDTCYGSSSDTCSGSSSNTCYGSSSDTCSGSSSNTCYGSSSDTCSGSSSNTCYGSSSDTCSGSSSNTCYGSSSDTCYGSSSDTCSGSSSDTCSGSSSNTCYGSSSDTCSGSSSNTCSGSSSDTCSGSSSDTCSESSSNTCYGSSSDTCSGSSSDT; translated from the coding sequence ATGACACTGAGAACGGTGGTGATACATGACACTGAGAACGGTGGTGATACATGCTCTGGATGCAGCAGTGATACATGCTCTGGGAGCAGCAGTAATACATGCTATGGGAGCAGCAGTAATACATGCTCTGGGAGCAGCAGTGATACATGCTATGGGAGCAGCAGTGATACATGCTCTGGGAGCAGCAGTAATACATGCTATGGGAGCAGCAGTGATACATGCTCTGGGAGCAGCAGTAATACATGCTATGGGAGCAGCAGTGATACATGCTCTGGGAGCAGCAGTAATACATGCTATGGGAGCAGCAGTGATACATGCTCTGGGAGCAGCAGTAATACATGCTATGGGAGCAGCAGTGATACATGCTATGGGAGCAGCAGTGATACATGCTCTGGGAGCAGCAGTGATACATGCTCTGGGAGCAGCAGTAATACATGCTATGGGAGCAGCAGTGATACATGTTCTGGGAGCAGCAGTAATACATGCTCTGGAAGCAGCAGTGATACATGCTCTGGGAGCAGCAGTGATACAtgctctgagagcagcagtaataCATGCTATGGGAGCAGCAGTGATACATGCTCTGGGAGCAGCAGTGATACATGA